The genomic window CTTATCTATCTGATAGACAAGGGCGGCAAGCTTAAACTTCTGTATCCAGTTACAAGGCAGAAACCCCAGCTCATAACTCAGGACATAAAGAGACTTCTATAAAGGAGGTGAAGAAATGAGAAGGACCCTCGTGTTGCTGGTGGCTCCCCTGTCAGTCTCCTTTTCTCAGGAGCTCTTCCTTGAAAAGGTTGAGGTAAAGGCAAAGAGTGAGGTCTTTACTGAAATGGAGGTAAGGGAGAGCTTTGCTAAAGACCCTGGAGAAGCTCTTTCTGAATCAGAGGGTGTGTGGAAGCTCAGGAAGGGAGGCATAGCCAACGACGTGGTGATAAGGGGTTTTTCTGGAAGGAACCTGAACGTCCTCTTTGACGGAGCAAGAATATACAATGCCTGCCCCAACAGGATGGACCCTCCCCTATTCCACGTAGACTTCGCAGAGGTGAAAAGTATAGAGGTTATCAAAGGTGCCTTTGATGTCAGAAACTACGGAAGCCTCGGAGGAACTATAAACATAAAGACCTTGGAACCTAAAAGGGGATTTCACGGAAAATTCAATATAGGTGTTGGCTCGTTCTCTTACTTCAACCCATCGCTTAACCTCTCCTACGCTACCGATAAAGTTTACGGACTTGCGGGATACTCATACAGGTATTCAAAACCTTACAAGACTGGAGAGGGGAAGAGGTTTACCGAGTATCCGACGGGAATGAACGCCTACAAAGACTCTGAGAAGGACTCAACCGCCTTCAGTATAAACACAGCCTGGGCAAAATTAGGCTTCAAACCAGCAAAAGACTCGGCTGTAGAGCTCTCTTACACAGCCCAGAGGGCGAGGGATGTCCTGTATCCATATCTGATGATGGACTCACCCAAGGATGATTCCGATAGGTTGAACCTAAGACTGAAATGGGCTTCACTGAAAGTTACAGCTTACTATTCATATGTTGACCACCTTATGAACAATGAAAAACGGGTTAACACAATGTTTATGGAAACGAGCGCTAAATCCATGACTTATGGAACTAAGGTAGAGTACGAGTTAAATAACCTTGCGGTGGGTCTTGAGGCGTTCCTTTGGAACTGGAAGTCTGTAACTGAAATGAGGGGGATGATGACTTCTATACAGAGCACGATACCCGATGTTGATACGACGGACCTTGGTATCTTTGGAGAGTATAGGAAGAAGGTAAACGACAAGACCAAGCTTGTGGCAGGTCTGAGATTGGACACGACCGAAACGAAGGCAGATAAAGGTAAGGCTAACACAAGCCTCTACTACGCTTACCATAACACCAGAGATACCTCTGAGAGAGACACCTACCCTTCTGGAAATCTTCAGCTCACTTACAGCTTAGGAAAGGAAACAGAGCTGTTCGCAGGTATTGGATACTCTGTCAGAGTTCCCGACGCTCAGGAGAGATACTTTGCCCTTGACAGGATGGGAAGCCAGTCCGACTGGGTGGGTAACCCCAACCTGAAACCTTCCAAAAACACAGAGATAGATTTAGGAGTTAAGGTAAAAAACCCAAAACTGAACCTTACTGCAACCCTCTTTTACAGCTTCGTAAAGGATTACATAACCGTATATAACCAGGACAAGGTTAATCCTGTAACTCTCATAGGGACGGGAACCCAAGCCCGTTCTTACGCAAACGTTGATGCCCAGCTCTATGGAGGGGAAGCAAAAGCCACCTTTGCAGTTACCGAAACCCTCTTCCTCAAAGGGGGTGTTTCTTACGTTAAAGGTAAGAAGGATACGGACCCTGCTAAGAACATAACCGATGAAGATATAGCTGAGATACCGCCCCTCAAGGGAAGACTCGCTCTTAGGTACGATACGGGAGTTTACTTTGGAGAGGTTGAGACCGTAGCCCAGGCGACCCAGAATAAGGTGGACAGCGACCTTAATGAGACAAAGACCTCTGGCTGGGCTATCGTAAACTTGAAGACTGGTGGAGAGTATAAAAACTACAGGATTACAGCTGGCGTGCAAAACCTCTTTGACAAGTTCTACTACGAGCACCTCTCCTATCTGAGAGACCCCTTCTCAAGCGGAGTAAAGATTCCCGGACCTGGGAGGAGTTTTTACCTTAACCTGAGTTATGTCTTTTGATGTTAAAAATACCGCCCCTCTGGGCGGTCCTTCCTTATATTTAAGAAGCATGAGATACGCTTTACTCTTGATAGTACCTCTCTTTTTGCTCTCCTGTGCTCAGAGAGTGTTAGTCCCTGTTGGTAACGGAATAAAAGCTGACCCTAAGACTTACACAGCCCTTTATGAGGATGGGAACGTAGAAGTGGTTGTGAAAGCCAACGCATGGAAAGGTTACCCTTCTGACCTCAGCTCCTACGTGGTACCCCTTTACGTTGAGGTGGTAAACAAGTCAGACAGAGAGGTATGGATAGACTTCAAAGACATGCTCCTTACCGATGAGAGGGGAAACCAGTACAACGCTCTCAGTCCTAAAGATGCGGCAGAGATAGCGAAGAGAGGAGGAAGGGTAGGGGTGTCCTTCGGGCTGTCCTATGGAACTCCCTGGTGGGGTCTCGGATGGTGGGCTCCCGCCTACACAGGAGATGAAGGAAGCGATGTGGTCAAGTACGCCTTGATTCCGGGGAGGATAGAGCCGGGTTCAAAACTCAGGGGTTTCGTGTACTTCCAGCCTCTGCCCGACGAGGTGGAGGGTGTCACCTTCAAGCTAACCTACTGGATTGAAGGAAGACCTGTGAGTGTAAAATTCCCCTATAAGGTAGTGAAGGATGGAAAAGGTAGCTCTAGTAACGGGAGTAAGGAGGATAGGGCAGAGAATAGCCTTTGAGCTTCTCAAAAGCGGTTACGACCTATCTATTGTTTACAGAAGTTCCGAGGACTCGGTTAAAGAGGTTTTAAAGGAAGGAGATAGGAGAGGCAGGAGAGTCCTGGCGATAAGGGCAGACCTCGGAGACCCTCAAAGTTACGAAAGGGTTGTAAAGGAAACTGTGAACAGCCTATCAAGGATTGATGCCTTCCTCCATCTTGCTTCACCCTATAGGAGAACTCCCATAGAAGAACTTACCAGGGGGGACCTTTATGAGCACTTCACTCCCATAGCCGAAGCCTTCCTGTTTCTCTCAAAGCTGTGCTACAGAGAGATGCTCAGGAATGAGGGAGAGATAAAGGGCAGGATAGTAGCTTTCGGGGACTGGGCTGTAGAGCATACCCCATACAGAGGTTACAGTTCCTACTTTATAGCCAAAGGAGCTCTGCACACCGCCGTAAAGGTTCTTGCAAAGGAGTTTGCCCCCCACGTCCTCGTGAACGGCATTGCACCAGGACCTGTTATGAAACCGGAGGATATGGACTCGGGTAGTTGGAAGAGGATTCTGAGCAAAACCCCGTTAAAACGTGAGGTTTCTCTAAGGGATGTCCTCTCCATAACCCTCTTTTTTCTTACCACCGAAAGCGTGACAGGAGAAATCGTTAAGGTTGACTCTGGTAGGCACTTAGCCGGTTCTGGATTAGGGAGCGTAGAGGGTTGAAGAAAATAGCGGTTCTTTACAGCTCAGGAGTTGAGAGTGCATCTCTGACAGTCCATTACCTTGATGAGGGTTTTTTAGTTTACCCCGTTTATGTTCGCTGTGGACTTCCTTGGGAGAAGGTGGAAGTGAAGTGGGCTTCAAGGCTCTGGTCTTACCTCAGGGGTAGATATAAGAGAGTTATGCCTTTCAGGACCGTATTTTTAAGAGGTCTGGGAGTATCCAGAGGTATAGAGATACCTCTGAGGAACCTTGTTCTCACTACCCACGCAGCCATTGAAGCTATCAAAAGGAACGTAAAGAGTGTGGCGGTTGGAAGCCTTGGCATATACCCCTTTCCAGACAACAACAGGGAATACTTTGATGCTCTTCAAAACCTTATAAGAAAAGGGTCTAAGGAGGAGTTCAGGATAGAGACCCCCTTTATGGGCATGGAGAAGTGGGAGGTTATAAGAAAGTTCTATGGGAGACTCAGATACGAACTTACATTCTCCTGTGTCAGACCTGTGAAGGGAATGCACTGTGGAAGATGCTTAAAGTGTATAGAGAGGAAGGAAGGTTTCAAGCTAGCCGGCGTGAAAGACCCTACTTTTTATCTTTCATGACCTCCTGTATCCTTTTTTCCATAAGGTCCTTGTAGTAAAGCTTCTCCTTCTTCAACTTCTCTATCTCAAGTTCAAGGTCATGGGTCATAGGGCGGTGTCTTTCAAGTTTAGCTATATCCTTATCAAGCTCATCGTGCCTGTCCTTCCATTCCTTAAACTTTGGGTCTTCTTCATAGAGCTTCTTTATAACTTCCTCCCTATTCATATCACATCTCCCTTTCTGGGTCTGAAAACTATTAAACCACATAAAGAAAGAAAGAATCCAAGTAACAGAGCAGAAAAGCTCCCTGCAAATATAAAGAACACAAAGGCTACCGCAAACGGTACGCATATAAGGACGTAGCTCCAGAAGTACCTTCTTACCGCGGTGTAGCTCCAGTACTCCTCCGAAGTTTTCACGGGAAAAAGTTTCCTTCGCACGATAAAGGCTACCGTATAACCTAAAACAGCGGTAAAAATTTCAATTCCATAAACGTATAGTATCAACTTTGCCGAAACAGGCATTGAAAAGAACCTGTATAAGGCTAAACAAACCACAAACAGGACTGTTATTGATGCTATAAACGCCAAATTAAACTGTTTTGCTCTCTTTATAAAGAGCTCACTTTTATCTGAGGCAGTTCCTTGAGCCATATAAATTCTTCCCTCTTAGGTCCAGTGGAGAGCATTATAACAGGCACACCGGTGAAATCTTCTATAAACCTTATGTATTCTATAGCCTGCGCTGGTAAGTCCTTTATGTCCTTTGCCCCCTTGGTGTCTCTCTTCCAGCCCTTTAAGGTTTTGTAGACTGGTTTCGCAGACTCTAAAACTTTTAGGGACGCAGGGAAGGTTTCTATCCTATCGCCTTCGTACTCGTAAGCCACGCACACCCTGACTTCATCAAAGCTGTCTAATACGTCCAGCTTGGTGAGTATGAGCCCATCAAAATGGTTTAGTTCAACCGCATACTTGAGGGCTACGAGGTCCAACCACCCACACCTTCTCGGTCTTCCTGTGGTTGAGCCATACTCTCCCCCTATGTCCCTTAGCTTATCACCCTCTTCGTTCTTTAGCTCGGTTGGGAAAGGTCCACCTCCAACCCTTGTAGTGTAAGCTTTTGCAACACCAATAAGGTAAGCGTCCGAAAAGAACTTAGGGGATAATCCTGTCCCGTTTGACAACCCCAGGGCGGACGAGTTTGAGGAGGTAACGTATGGGTAGGTTCCGATATCAACATCAAGCATAGTTCCCTGAGCGCCCTCAAAGAGGAGGGTCTTTTCGGTCTTTAGGAGATACTGGCACACATCCGTTACAAACTCTTTGTACTTTGAGTATCTTTCAAGGGTTCTTTCAAAGATAAGTTCTACTTCAAGGTCATGGTTCTCACAAAACACCTTTTCACATATATCCCTCACAAAGGCAACGTTCTCCTCTATTAGGGAGTAAAACCTCTTCTCATCATCAAGGTCAGCGAGTCTTATTCCCTTCCTACCAAACTTGAACATGTAGGCAGGACCTATACCTCTCAGGGTGGTTCCTATCCCCCCCTTCTTTTCAAAGAGCCTGTCAAGGAGCTTATGATAGGGCATAACCAGGTGTGCTCTATCACTTATGAGAAGCCTACCTTCGTAATCTATTCCCCTTTCCTTTAACCCTTCCAACTCCTGGTCAAGGACATCAAGGTCAACCACCATGCCCTGAGCTATGACACCAACCACGTGGGGGTGCAGTATCCCAGTCGGAAGAAGGTGTAGTATGAATTTTTCACCGTTAGCTATGACGGTATGACCTGCATTGCTGCCACCCTGGTATCTTACAGTTATATCGTAACCCTCTGACAGCAAGTCCACTATCTTGCCCTTTCCTTCGTCACCCCACTGGGCACCCAAAATTACGAGCTTTCTCTCCATAGACTTAACTCCGAACTTCTAATTGTATAATATGAGGCGTAAAGATGCATAGAGATAAAAGTTTTTATGTCATACAGAACGTAGATTACGCTTTACGTATACTCCTCCTTATAGAGAAGGAACCAAGAACGATGGAAGACCTCCAGCGGGAAACTGGTCTTAAACCAGACAGGATAGAGAGGATACTTGCCACTTTCGTTGATAGGGAATGGCTCAGCTACCACGAAGAATCCGGCAGGTACATGCTGGGTGTGAGGTGTTTTGAACTGGGAAGAGCTTACTTTCAGCACCTTGATGTTAGGAATTTAGCCAAGCCTGTTCTGAGAGACGTTGTTGAGAAACTTAAGGAAAACGCCTACCTTACTACACGCATAGGTTACGAGGTTCTTTATATAGAAAAGTATGAGGTTGAGAAAGAGGTCGGCATCCTTTCAAGGTTTGGAAGGGTTCTCCCGATGTACGCTTCCGCTTCAGGAAAGATATTCCTTGCCTTCTTTGACGAGAGGGAGATAGAAGATTACTTCAAGAAGGTCAAGTGGGTGAGATACACCCAGAACACAAAGGAACCGGAAGAGGTGAAGAGGGAATTAAAGGAGATAAGGGAAAGGGGGTTCTCGGTGAACCTTGGTGAGTATGAAGAGGATGTGGTTAGTATAGCTGCACCGGTTTTTGATTACGCCGGTAAAGTGAGTTATACCGTCAGTGTTGTGGCACCTGCCTACAGGGTTCCTAAGGAATAGCTCTTTTCAAAGTTCAAAGATATAACCATGTCCGCAGCCGAGGAGTTGTCCAAAAGACTTGGGAAGCTCTAATCCCAGTAACCCAGCTTCAGAGATATATCCAGAGCTGCGTCCTCAAGGAGGGGTTTTATCTCCCTGTCTATGACGTCCAGAGGCATCCTGTAAGTTGGAGCCAGAACTTCAACAGCTCCTATGGGTCTGCCCTTGTAGTCTCTTATCACGCAGGCTCCACCTGCTATTCCGTTCTTCTCATCGTACTCGTGGTCAAATGCGAAACCCATTTCCCCCCTGAGGGCTCTCCTTATCGCCTTTGCCGAGCTGACAGGGCTGTTTATCCTGTATCTCCTGCCTTCCCTCGGTTTAACCTTCACAGGCTTTATAGTTTCTTCAGAGGCAACGTAGATTATATACTGTTGTTTATCATCCAGCATGGCAAGGTTTACACTTTCCCCCAGCCTGAACCTGAGACCTTTAAGTACAGGCATTGAGAGCCTGGTTAGAGGATGTTTATGGATAAAGCCGTAACCCAAGACCACACAACCGGTGGAGAGTTTATACTTCTCTGTTTCCTCTTCCTTCTCAACAAGCTTGTGTTCCTCTAAAGTAACCAGTATCCTGAAAACGTTGTTCTTGTTGAGGTTTAACTCATTGCTTATCTCGGTAACGCCTGCTGTGCCCTTATTCATTAAAAAGTCAAGTACGTCAAGGGTCTTTTTGAGAGCCTTCATCAAAACAGTATTTTACTCCTTAGCAAGGTACGGTATATGGTAAAGTTTACCTGCGGGAGCGGTGTAATAAGGTCTTTCTAACAGACCTAAAACGATGTTTTAAAAATCCTTGACAGTGCACTCAGGCTCACATAAAATTTTTAACACTTTTCTCAGGAGGAGATAATGGAAGTTGTTAGGGCGGAAAATGTGTACCCATGGGAAGGAAAAGCCCAGAAACCCAAGGAAGGAGAGTTCATAAAACTCAACCCTGACAAGACCATAGAGGTTCCTGACAAACCCATAATCCCCTACATAGAGGGGGACGGAATAGGAGCAGAAATCACCCCGGCGATGATACATGTGGTGAACGCTGCTGTAGAGAAAACCTACGGCGGTTCCAAGAGGATAATCTGGGTTGAGGTTCTTGCCGGAGATAAGGCTGAAGAGAAAGCGGGAGATAGACTCCCCCAGGAAACCCTTGAGTTTTTGAAGGAAGCTGTCGTTGGTATAAAGGGACCCCTGGGAACTCCAGTAGGTAAGGGTGTCCGCTCCATAAACTCCGCCCTTAGGCGTGCCTTTGACTTTTACTCTGCGGTTCGCCCAGTTTACTGGATGGGTCAGCCTACCCCCATACCTGATCCTCAGAGGGTTGACGTAGTCGTGTTCAGAGAGAATACCGATGACGTTTACGCAGGGGTTGAGTTCTTTTCAGGAACTGATGAAGCAAAGAAGGTCAGGGAGTTCCTCATAAAAGAGATGGGAGCTAAAGAGGAGGGTTTTCCGGAGGATGTTGGTATAACCGTGAAGCCCATGAGCGAATTCAAAACCAAGAGACACGTAAGAAAGGCTCTCAGATACGCCCTTGAGAACGGAAGGAAGAACGTTGCCGTTATAGGTAAGGGGAACATAATGAAGGCTACCGAGGGAGCCTTTATAAACTGGGCTTTTGAAGTTGCCCAAGAACCTGAGTTCGCCGATAAGGTTTTAACAGACCCGGAAGCCCAGCCCAATGAAGGACAGGTAAAGTTAAGCAAGGTTATAACCGACCAAATGCTCATGCAACTTGTCCTGAAACCGGACGCCTGGGACGTGGTGATAGCGCAGAATCTGAATGGGGACTACGTTTCTGACCTCGCTGCAGCCCTCATAGGCGGTCCAGGTTTTGTTCCGAGTGGAAATATAGGAGACGGATACGCCCTCTTTGAGAGTACCCATGGAACCGCCTGGGACATAGCGGGTAAGGGTATAGCCAACCCCCTATCCTTAACCCTGTCCGGAGCCATGATGCTTGAATACATCGGCTGGAGGGAAGCTGCCCAAAAGATATACGAAGCTGTCAAGAAGACCTTTGAGGATAAGGTTGGGACTCCGGACATAGCCGCTGGCTTTAAGAAGCTTGGTATTGAGGCTAAGGCTGTTTCAACCTATGAGTACGCCCAGGAGATAGCAAAGAGGATTCAGTAATACTATAGGAGGACTATCATGAAGATAAGGGTAAAGCAGAAAGAGGACTTTCACTTTGTAGGTGTGGGACCCTCTGGAAGGGAAGTGCCCATAGACGCTGCCGATTACGTTGGCGGTAAGGGAAGAGGCATAAGACCTCCAGAGCTTCTCTTTCACTCAATAGCTGGATGTGTAGGTATACACCTTTACGAAGCCCTATACAAGGAGGGAAAGCACGTTGAAGACATAGAGATAGAGACGGACGCTGACAGGAAAACCGAAGGCTACCCAAAGGTTTTTCTTAAGATATACTTGAACGTTAAGGTTAAGGGGAACGTGACAGAAGAGGACGTAAAGAAAGCCCTTGACAAGACCATATATGATCCGGGCACATGCTCCATAGCTTACATGTTCAACAAGATAGCACCAATTGAGTATAAGGTTGAACTCGTCTGACGGAGGAGAGACATGTTTAAGAAACTCCTTGTAGCCAACAGGGGTGAGATAGCCTGTAGGATAATCAGAGCTGCCAAAGAGCTTGGGATACAGACGGTAGCCATATTTAACGAGATAGAGTCAACCGCAAGACACGTCAAGATGGCAGATGAAGCCTATATGATAGGTGTAGACCCCTTGGATACCTACCTTAACAAGCAGAGGATAATAGACCTCGCCTTAGAGGTTGGTGCGGACGCCATACACCCCGGATACGGTTTCCTTGCAGAGAACGCCGAGTTCGCTAAAATGTGCGAGGAAGCGGGTATAACCTTTGTGGGACCTTCGTGGCAGGTCATAGAACTCATGGGGGACAAGGCACGCTCCAAGGAGGTAATGAAGAAAGCCGGGGTTCCTGTAGTTCCGGGTTCTGATGGGATTTTG from Hydrogenivirga caldilitoris includes these protein-coding regions:
- a CDS encoding TonB-dependent receptor domain-containing protein yields the protein MRRTLVLLVAPLSVSFSQELFLEKVEVKAKSEVFTEMEVRESFAKDPGEALSESEGVWKLRKGGIANDVVIRGFSGRNLNVLFDGARIYNACPNRMDPPLFHVDFAEVKSIEVIKGAFDVRNYGSLGGTINIKTLEPKRGFHGKFNIGVGSFSYFNPSLNLSYATDKVYGLAGYSYRYSKPYKTGEGKRFTEYPTGMNAYKDSEKDSTAFSINTAWAKLGFKPAKDSAVELSYTAQRARDVLYPYLMMDSPKDDSDRLNLRLKWASLKVTAYYSYVDHLMNNEKRVNTMFMETSAKSMTYGTKVEYELNNLAVGLEAFLWNWKSVTEMRGMMTSIQSTIPDVDTTDLGIFGEYRKKVNDKTKLVAGLRLDTTETKADKGKANTSLYYAYHNTRDTSERDTYPSGNLQLTYSLGKETELFAGIGYSVRVPDAQERYFALDRMGSQSDWVGNPNLKPSKNTEIDLGVKVKNPKLNLTATLFYSFVKDYITVYNQDKVNPVTLIGTGTQARSYANVDAQLYGGEAKATFAVTETLFLKGGVSYVKGKKDTDPAKNITDEDIAEIPPLKGRLALRYDTGVYFGEVETVAQATQNKVDSDLNETKTSGWAIVNLKTGGEYKNYRITAGVQNLFDKFYYEHLSYLRDPFSSGVKIPGPGRSFYLNLSYVF
- a CDS encoding SDR family oxidoreductase; translation: MEKVALVTGVRRIGQRIAFELLKSGYDLSIVYRSSEDSVKEVLKEGDRRGRRVLAIRADLGDPQSYERVVKETVNSLSRIDAFLHLASPYRRTPIEELTRGDLYEHFTPIAEAFLFLSKLCYREMLRNEGEIKGRIVAFGDWAVEHTPYRGYSSYFIAKGALHTAVKVLAKEFAPHVLVNGIAPGPVMKPEDMDSGSWKRILSKTPLKREVSLRDVLSITLFFLTTESVTGEIVKVDSGRHLAGSGLGSVEG
- a CDS encoding 7-cyano-7-deazaguanine synthase — encoded protein: MKKIAVLYSSGVESASLTVHYLDEGFLVYPVYVRCGLPWEKVEVKWASRLWSYLRGRYKRVMPFRTVFLRGLGVSRGIEIPLRNLVLTTHAAIEAIKRNVKSVAVGSLGIYPFPDNNREYFDALQNLIRKGSKEEFRIETPFMGMEKWEVIRKFYGRLRYELTFSCVRPVKGMHCGRCLKCIERKEGFKLAGVKDPTFYLS
- a CDS encoding DUF465 domain-containing protein; the encoded protein is MNREEVIKKLYEEDPKFKEWKDRHDELDKDIAKLERHRPMTHDLELEIEKLKKEKLYYKDLMEKRIQEVMKDKK
- a CDS encoding adenylosuccinate synthase produces the protein MERKLVILGAQWGDEGKGKIVDLLSEGYDITVRYQGGSNAGHTVIANGEKFILHLLPTGILHPHVVGVIAQGMVVDLDVLDQELEGLKERGIDYEGRLLISDRAHLVMPYHKLLDRLFEKKGGIGTTLRGIGPAYMFKFGRKGIRLADLDDEKRFYSLIEENVAFVRDICEKVFCENHDLEVELIFERTLERYSKYKEFVTDVCQYLLKTEKTLLFEGAQGTMLDVDIGTYPYVTSSNSSALGLSNGTGLSPKFFSDAYLIGVAKAYTTRVGGGPFPTELKNEEGDKLRDIGGEYGSTTGRPRRCGWLDLVALKYAVELNHFDGLILTKLDVLDSFDEVRVCVAYEYEGDRIETFPASLKVLESAKPVYKTLKGWKRDTKGAKDIKDLPAQAIEYIRFIEDFTGVPVIMLSTGPKREEFIWLKELPQIKVSSL
- a CDS encoding IclR family transcriptional regulator produces the protein MHRDKSFYVIQNVDYALRILLLIEKEPRTMEDLQRETGLKPDRIERILATFVDREWLSYHEESGRYMLGVRCFELGRAYFQHLDVRNLAKPVLRDVVEKLKENAYLTTRIGYEVLYIEKYEVEKEVGILSRFGRVLPMYASASGKIFLAFFDEREIEDYFKKVKWVRYTQNTKEPEEVKRELKEIRERGFSVNLGEYEEDVVSIAAPVFDYAGKVSYTVSVVAPAYRVPKE
- a CDS encoding IclR family transcriptional regulator — translated: MKALKKTLDVLDFLMNKGTAGVTEISNELNLNKNNVFRILVTLEEHKLVEKEEETEKYKLSTGCVVLGYGFIHKHPLTRLSMPVLKGLRFRLGESVNLAMLDDKQQYIIYVASEETIKPVKVKPREGRRYRINSPVSSAKAIRRALRGEMGFAFDHEYDEKNGIAGGACVIRDYKGRPIGAVEVLAPTYRMPLDVIDREIKPLLEDAALDISLKLGYWD
- a CDS encoding NADP-dependent isocitrate dehydrogenase, with translation MEVVRAENVYPWEGKAQKPKEGEFIKLNPDKTIEVPDKPIIPYIEGDGIGAEITPAMIHVVNAAVEKTYGGSKRIIWVEVLAGDKAEEKAGDRLPQETLEFLKEAVVGIKGPLGTPVGKGVRSINSALRRAFDFYSAVRPVYWMGQPTPIPDPQRVDVVVFRENTDDVYAGVEFFSGTDEAKKVREFLIKEMGAKEEGFPEDVGITVKPMSEFKTKRHVRKALRYALENGRKNVAVIGKGNIMKATEGAFINWAFEVAQEPEFADKVLTDPEAQPNEGQVKLSKVITDQMLMQLVLKPDAWDVVIAQNLNGDYVSDLAAALIGGPGFVPSGNIGDGYALFESTHGTAWDIAGKGIANPLSLTLSGAMMLEYIGWREAAQKIYEAVKKTFEDKVGTPDIAAGFKKLGIEAKAVSTYEYAQEIAKRIQ
- a CDS encoding OsmC family protein codes for the protein MKIRVKQKEDFHFVGVGPSGREVPIDAADYVGGKGRGIRPPELLFHSIAGCVGIHLYEALYKEGKHVEDIEIETDADRKTEGYPKVFLKIYLNVKVKGNVTEEDVKKALDKTIYDPGTCSIAYMFNKIAPIEYKVELV